In a genomic window of Methylobacter sp. YRD-M1:
- a CDS encoding MEDS domain-containing protein gives MCQASHRVSFGFNEQTFPAGLHICYLYNNENERRRTIAEFVQSGLIAGEKVTYLADIPSTPTTNEMGKYLSQLGITPPNNIKPEQLVLAQAETSYCPDGTFMPERVIDHWRAFYMQAQHERFAGVRMTGDTSWLCKGVPGAERWVEYETMLNSLVEECPVHGVICQYDVNKIDGATLFDVLNVHPMMIVAGQVVHNPYYQQPEKRNASASAL, from the coding sequence ATGTGTCAAGCTAGTCATCGGGTTTCATTTGGTTTCAATGAGCAGACGTTTCCGGCAGGACTGCACATCTGCTATTTGTACAATAATGAAAATGAGCGGCGGCGCACTATCGCGGAATTTGTCCAGAGCGGATTGATCGCCGGAGAAAAAGTAACCTATCTTGCTGATATTCCTTCGACACCCACTACAAATGAAATGGGTAAGTATCTTTCACAGCTAGGAATTACTCCTCCCAACAATATTAAACCAGAACAACTGGTTCTGGCTCAGGCGGAGACATCCTATTGTCCCGATGGCACCTTTATGCCGGAACGCGTGATTGATCATTGGCGTGCCTTTTATATGCAGGCTCAGCATGAACGGTTTGCAGGCGTACGCATGACTGGGGATACGAGCTGGCTGTGTAAAGGCGTACCCGGCGCTGAACGCTGGGTCGAATACGAAACGATGCTTAACAGTCTGGTAGAAGAGTGCCCTGTACACGGGGTTATTTGCCAGTATGACGTTAACAAAATAGACGGCGCGACTCTTTTTGATGTGCTGAATGTTCACCCTATGATGATCGTGGCCGGGCAAGTTGTGCATAACCCCTATTATCAACAACCTGAAAAACGTAATGCGTCAGCCTCCGCGTTATAA
- a CDS encoding DMT family transporter, whose product MNTHYLGFVSAIISAIITGCFGVLVRNVSAEGDVIAFSRFGLGFLCLMAYLLLSKRWQTFNIRISAALFSSGVFLALCVLFYCKAIKTTTLANAVFLLYLAPLIASVLGYFFLRERISGFKAILIICTFFGSLFLLDFDFSLGKTMSNGQLFGLAAALCYAFFIIANRKIAPTISGFSRAFYQLLISSSVLLLFTGKIDLQSLYRDGYWLLAIGFLQGFIALTLMILSLRHLQAYEYATVSYLEPIIATTAGYLIYDESLSWFQTIGCVLILASGILQIRSSILSPE is encoded by the coding sequence ATGAATACCCACTACCTAGGATTTGTTTCGGCCATTATCTCGGCTATTATCACGGGATGTTTCGGAGTGCTGGTCCGCAATGTCTCTGCCGAAGGGGATGTTATTGCTTTTTCTCGTTTTGGCCTGGGCTTCTTATGCCTGATGGCTTATTTGCTGCTGAGCAAGCGCTGGCAGACATTTAATATCAGGATCTCTGCTGCTCTTTTTTCAAGTGGCGTCTTTTTAGCGCTCTGCGTTCTGTTTTATTGCAAAGCGATCAAAACAACGACATTGGCTAATGCGGTGTTCCTGCTCTATCTCGCCCCTCTGATTGCGTCCGTGCTGGGATATTTCTTTCTAAGGGAAAGAATCAGTGGCTTCAAGGCGATATTGATTATATGCACTTTCTTCGGCTCATTGTTTCTGCTCGATTTTGACTTTTCCCTTGGCAAAACCATGTCCAACGGTCAATTGTTCGGATTAGCCGCCGCTCTTTGTTATGCGTTTTTTATCATTGCCAACCGAAAAATAGCTCCGACGATATCGGGCTTTAGCCGGGCTTTTTATCAGCTTTTGATCAGCTCTTCGGTTTTACTTTTATTTACGGGGAAAATTGACTTGCAGTCCTTGTATCGTGATGGGTATTGGCTGCTCGCGATCGGCTTTTTGCAGGGATTTATCGCGCTTACGTTAATGATTCTGTCATTGCGACATCTACAGGCTTATGAATACGCGACAGTTTCTTATCTAGAACCGATTATCGCAACTACAGCAGGGTATTTGATTTACGATGAATCCCTGTCATGGTTTCAAACTATAGGCTGCGTTCTAATCCTTGCCAGCGGCATTCTGCAAATACGCTCTTCGATATTGAGCCCGGAATGA
- a CDS encoding helix-turn-helix domain-containing protein: protein MQIGDIIKRKRLELGLVQKELEIRSGVTQSMISKVEGGSAENVSIDVLRRLAKALNCTLVDLLPEADKKKR, encoded by the coding sequence ATGCAAATAGGCGACATTATAAAGCGTAAGCGGCTTGAACTGGGCTTGGTCCAAAAAGAGCTTGAGATTCGCTCAGGCGTAACCCAATCGATGATCAGCAAGGTTGAAGGCGGCAGCGCCGAAAATGTGTCCATTGATGTGCTCAGGAGATTGGCCAAAGCCTTAAACTGCACTTTGGTGGATTTGCTCCCCGAGGCCGATAAAAAGAAAAGATAA
- the lepB gene encoding signal peptidase I, producing MQNWIKDNRGFIAFLFCFVFFRTAIADWNTIPSGSMRPNLLEGDVVFVNRLAYDFKLPLTDIVVAHIAEPRRGDIATFSSPKDGKRLIKRIIALPGDRVEMRNEILFVNGKAAEYSEPKALWEPSEGGGLKALRLTETSGQNKRQIQLLAGVSAKNTFGPMEVPDGNFLMLGDNRDNSADSRYFGFVPRHLLIGQAQRILVSADIKGSWLLRLERFGQHLQ from the coding sequence ATGCAAAACTGGATCAAAGACAATCGCGGCTTCATCGCGTTCTTATTCTGCTTCGTTTTTTTCCGCACAGCAATTGCGGATTGGAATACTATTCCATCGGGTTCAATGCGCCCCAATTTGCTTGAAGGAGACGTTGTTTTTGTGAACCGTCTTGCCTATGATTTCAAGCTTCCTCTGACGGATATTGTCGTTGCGCACATTGCTGAACCAAGGCGCGGAGACATTGCCACTTTTTCATCTCCCAAAGATGGCAAACGACTGATCAAACGCATTATCGCTCTGCCGGGCGACCGGGTTGAAATGCGGAACGAGATTCTGTTCGTCAATGGCAAGGCCGCCGAATACAGTGAACCGAAAGCCTTGTGGGAGCCAAGTGAAGGCGGCGGCCTCAAGGCATTGCGTTTAACCGAAACTTCTGGTCAAAACAAGCGGCAAATTCAGCTGCTTGCAGGTGTGTCCGCTAAAAACACCTTCGGCCCAATGGAAGTTCCCGATGGAAATTTTTTGATGCTTGGCGACAACCGCGACAACAGTGCAGACTCTCGCTATTTTGGCTTTGTGCCTCGTCATCTGCTGATCGGACAGGCCCAGCGAATACTTGTGTCTGCAGATATCAAGGGAAGCTGGCTTCTACGCCTTGAGCGGTTCGGACAGCACTTACAGTGA